From the genome of Erythrobacter litoralis, one region includes:
- a CDS encoding low molecular weight protein-tyrosine-phosphatase, translating to MGFDMGEGTDSFPAVLFVCLGNICRSPMAEGAFRHAAAKAGLAARVDSVGTASYHIGEAPDPRAIRIANEHGVDIGSLIGRQIHRDDFYTSTHIFALDKANLQGIKAHAPRDGTAQVSLLNDAVEGLEGRAIDDPYYGDEEDFRRVWSEIDSAVKVLVERFLAEGRAARFIVSGR from the coding sequence TTGGGCTTCGACATGGGAGAAGGGACAGATTCATTTCCGGCGGTCCTGTTCGTCTGCCTCGGCAATATTTGCCGCTCGCCGATGGCCGAAGGTGCGTTCCGTCATGCCGCCGCAAAAGCGGGCCTGGCGGCACGAGTGGATTCGGTTGGCACGGCTTCCTACCACATCGGCGAAGCGCCGGATCCCCGCGCGATCCGCATCGCGAACGAGCACGGTGTCGATATCGGCAGCCTGATCGGAAGACAGATCCACCGCGACGATTTCTATACCTCCACCCACATATTCGCTCTCGATAAGGCAAACCTCCAGGGGATCAAGGCTCATGCCCCGCGTGACGGAACCGCGCAGGTCTCGCTGCTCAACGACGCAGTCGAGGGACTGGAGGGACGCGCGATCGACGATCCCTATTACGGCGATGAAGAGGATTTTCGACGGGTCTGGAGCGAGATCGACAGCGCTGTCAAAGTTCTGGTCGAACGCTTCCTCGCGGAAGGTAGAGCAGCGCGCTTTATCGTGAGCGGGAGGTAA
- the recG gene encoding ATP-dependent DNA helicase RecG: MRPDILNPLFAETQSLEGVGPKLMKPLGKLGLERVKDIAYHLPDRFVTRRPIADLDEGAEGEQVIVALTPTEHRASRSARGPFRVLAQDGAGNICAITYFGRASYTAKKLLPVGERRWVAGRLDRYGDMLQIVHPDHVESESAANLGRLNEPVYRLSEGLTQPRVAGLVEQALERLPELPEWIEPGQLERAGWPNWRDALRLSHRNENARARDRLAYDELLANSLALLLVKADSRRRKGQALVGDGRLRVQLALPFEMTGAQKRSIAEIEGDMAQEAPMLRLLQGDVGAGKTVVALAAMLIAVEAGQQAALLAPTEILARQHYETLRTMAAPTGAEVALLTGRAKGREREGLLMGLLDGSIDIIVGTHSLFQDSVAYKDLGLVVIDEQHRFGVAQRLALAAKGKRSPHTLAMTATPIPRSLTLAQYGEMDVSRLDELPPGRQAIDTRVVAQDRMDDVVAGVARHLASGQQAYWVCPMVRDNESDDIAAAEARFAALRERFGDAVVMVHGQLAPEVKDANMERFASGEAMLLVATTVIEVGVDVPAATLMVIEQAERFGLAQLHQLRGRVGRGSEKSVCLLVRGAELSETGRKRLALMRETQDGFRIAEEDLELRGGGELLGTRQSGEAAFSIADLDQVQRLLPAAHADARILIDRDGGLTSARGEAARILLYLFERDWGVQLLRGG, encoded by the coding sequence ATGCGCCCCGATATCCTCAACCCGCTGTTCGCCGAAACCCAGTCGCTGGAGGGGGTCGGCCCCAAGCTAATGAAGCCACTGGGCAAGCTCGGCCTCGAACGGGTGAAGGACATTGCCTATCATCTGCCGGACCGCTTCGTGACGCGGCGGCCGATCGCCGATCTTGATGAGGGCGCAGAAGGCGAGCAGGTGATCGTCGCGCTCACTCCAACCGAGCATCGCGCCTCGCGTTCGGCGCGCGGGCCCTTCCGGGTGCTGGCGCAGGATGGCGCGGGAAATATCTGCGCGATCACCTATTTCGGCCGTGCATCCTACACCGCGAAAAAGCTGCTTCCGGTAGGCGAGAGGCGCTGGGTCGCAGGCCGCCTCGATCGCTATGGCGACATGCTGCAGATCGTCCATCCCGACCATGTCGAAAGCGAGAGCGCGGCTAATCTCGGACGGCTGAACGAACCGGTCTATCGCCTGTCCGAGGGCCTCACTCAGCCGCGCGTCGCAGGCCTGGTCGAACAGGCGCTCGAAAGACTTCCCGAATTACCCGAATGGATCGAACCGGGGCAGCTCGAACGCGCCGGATGGCCGAACTGGCGCGATGCGCTTCGCCTTTCACACAGGAACGAGAACGCGCGTGCTCGTGACCGGCTAGCCTATGACGAACTGCTCGCGAACAGTCTTGCGCTGCTGCTGGTCAAGGCGGACAGCCGCCGTCGCAAGGGGCAGGCGCTGGTGGGGGATGGGCGCCTCAGGGTCCAGCTGGCCCTTCCTTTCGAGATGACGGGCGCGCAGAAGCGATCGATCGCCGAGATCGAGGGCGACATGGCGCAGGAAGCGCCGATGCTGCGCCTGCTCCAGGGCGATGTTGGCGCGGGCAAGACTGTGGTCGCGCTCGCCGCGATGCTGATCGCGGTCGAAGCGGGCCAGCAGGCCGCGCTTCTCGCGCCGACCGAAATTCTCGCCCGCCAGCATTACGAAACGCTGCGGACCATGGCCGCGCCGACCGGCGCGGAGGTCGCGCTGCTGACGGGCCGGGCCAAGGGGCGCGAACGCGAGGGGCTGCTGATGGGCCTGCTCGACGGTTCGATCGACATCATCGTCGGCACGCATTCGCTGTTTCAGGATTCGGTCGCCTACAAGGACTTGGGCCTTGTCGTGATCGACGAGCAGCATCGTTTCGGTGTTGCCCAGCGGCTTGCGCTCGCGGCCAAGGGAAAACGCAGCCCCCACACGCTCGCCATGACAGCGACACCGATCCCGCGTTCGCTAACTCTGGCCCAATATGGCGAGATGGATGTGAGCCGCCTAGACGAGCTGCCGCCCGGCCGGCAGGCGATCGACACGCGCGTCGTGGCCCAGGACCGGATGGACGATGTCGTTGCAGGGGTCGCGCGGCATCTTGCGAGCGGCCAGCAGGCCTACTGGGTCTGTCCCATGGTCCGCGACAATGAGAGCGACGACATCGCTGCGGCCGAGGCGCGCTTTGCTGCGCTCAGGGAACGGTTCGGCGACGCGGTCGTGATGGTCCATGGTCAGCTCGCACCCGAGGTCAAGGACGCCAACATGGAGCGCTTTGCGAGCGGCGAGGCGATGCTGCTTGTCGCAACGACCGTGATCGAAGTAGGGGTCGATGTGCCGGCCGCGACCCTGATGGTTATCGAGCAGGCCGAACGCTTTGGCCTAGCGCAGTTGCACCAGCTGCGCGGCCGGGTCGGGCGCGGCTCGGAGAAGTCTGTCTGCCTGCTGGTGCGGGGCGCCGAATTGTCCGAGACCGGGCGCAAGCGGCTTGCCTTGATGCGCGAGACGCAGGACGGATTTCGTATCGCCGAGGAAGACCTCGAACTGAGAGGTGGGGGCGAACTGCTTGGCACGCGGCAATCGGGCGAGGCGGCTTTCAGCATCGCCGATCTCGATCAGGTGCAACGCCTTTTGCCGGCTGCACACGCCGATGCGCGGATTCTGATCGACCGCGACGGCGGTCTCACCAGCGCGCGCGGAGAGGCCGCGCGCATCCTGCTTTATTTGTTCGAACGCGATTGGGGCGTGCAGCTCCTGCGCGGCGGGTGA